From one Culex quinquefasciatus strain JHB chromosome 3, VPISU_Cqui_1.0_pri_paternal, whole genome shotgun sequence genomic stretch:
- the LOC6050159 gene encoding chymotrypsin inhibitor gives MKFIIILAFLATLCVGLNSVEAQQCGKHEVYLQCGPSCPPTCESPSPSGPNCPMVCKAGCHCKPKYIRNAKGECVKPGKCSTGFFG, from the exons ATGAAGTTCATCATCATTTTGGCCTTTTTGGCAACTCTTTGTGTTGGTTTGAATTCTGTGGAAG CTCAACAATGTGGCAAGCATGAGGTCTACCTCCAGTGCGGACCGTCCTGTCCGCCGACTTGCGAATCACCCAGCCCTTCCGGTCCCAACTGCCCGATGGTTTGCAAGGCCGGCTGCCACTGCAAGCCCAAGTACATCCGCAATGCCAAGGGAGAGTGCGTCAAACCCGGCAAGTGTTCCACCGGATTCTTtggttaa
- the LOC119768751 gene encoding chymotrypsin inhibitor-like, whose protein sequence is MKNIIILAVLATFCGLLNVVQAQIRQQCYGNHEVYLLCGPSCPPTCDSPSPKVDNCPAHCIAGCFCEPKYLRNDKGKCVKPKNCEKLTFKSVFKKLG, encoded by the exons ATGAAGAACATCATTATCTTGGCTGTTTTGGCTACCTTTTGTGGCTTGCTGAATGTTGTTCAAG CCCAAATACGTCAGCAATGCTACGGCAACCACGAGGTCTACCTCCTGTGTGGACCCTCGTGCCCTCCGACCTGTGACTCGCCGAGCCCGAAGGTCGACAATTGTCCGGCCCACTGCATCGCCGGCTGCTTCTGCGAGCCCAAGTATCTGCGCAACGATAAGGGCAAGTGCGTCAAGCCGAAAAACTGCGAAAAACTGACCTTCAAGAGTGTATTTAAGAAGCTTGGATAG
- the LOC6050158 gene encoding chymotrypsin inhibitor produces the protein MKCLVFLAVLAVFCSVLHSGQADECGKHEVYLQCGSQCPATCAQPNPGTCPTVCVAGCFCKPKYLRNSEGKCVKPEKCTGFFKKVKGWFKNLG, from the exons ATGAAGTGTCTCGTGTTTCTAGCTGTGCTGGCAGTTTTCTGCTCGGTGCTTCATTCAGGCCAAG CCGACGAATGTGGCAAACACGAGGTGTACCTGCAGTGTGGCTCCCAGTGTCCCGCGACCTGTGCCCAGCCCAATCCGGGCACGTGCCCGACCGTGTGCGTGGCCGGATGCTTCTGCAAGCCCAAGTATCTGCGCAATTCCGAGGGCAAGTGCGTCAAGCCGGAAAAGTGCACCGGCTTCTTCAAGAAGGTCAAGGGATGGTTCAAGAACTTAGGATAG